AGGGGTGGCAGAATTTTAATAAGAGgcttctttgtttgttttaataagatTCATAATAAAATAGAGGAAATTGCTATAGTTTtggaaattttcatttattttgtgaCAATCCAAAAAGGAAATCATGCCACTTATTATAGGACGGAGGGAGGATTTCTATTTAGTAAGAGAAACACTTGGTTTTGTCAGGATCTGAGTTtcactcaaaaataaaaaaggatctGAGTTTCACTAGATTGAATAGTAACTATAAGACAGCAAACAATGCTGGACTTTGATGGTCTTATAAATAATTTTCCTATTCAGTAACCACTCCCTAGGGCGTACAGTTACTGAGTGTAGAGATTGAGAGTCTGATACATGATTGCATGTAGATGAATTTGGGTCTTTGGTCTATTTTTGAGTCCATAAGCATTGTATTCCTTTTAATGATAAGGTTAGGACTTGGACTAAGACTTGTGCTTGTACTTGATCTCACCTATTACGTAAATCATGACCACAACTTTGACATTtgataatcaaaagaaaaaaaacttgacaTTTGATCTAGGTAGTAGATGCAGAGGGATATGCCATATTATTTCGCCAATAAGTACAGTTGCATCTGGCTTATGCCTTTTGCTTTTCAATCATATGATATAATGACCTGTCCCACTTTAGCCTATTTTGGAGTGCTGTCACTGCTGTGAATGTCTTTTGTCAAAGGTTCATGggtatttttttcattacttcctagtgccaaaaagaaaagggtcATTTATTCTCTTCATCACTTAGTGTTCTCGTAGTAGTTGGATTACAGAGACATATCAAAGTATCAAACGTGCATTTTGATAGGACTGTTCCTCTGTCTTTTTGGTCTAGCATGCGCTATGATATAGTGGGATCAGACATCCCACCGACCTTTAAGATCTGGGGTTGGGCCAACCTTAATATATACAGGCCGGTTTTAAgatttgagcaaaaataccAATTTGGCCTCTacattttatgtttattatcAATTTAGTCCATACATTTTGGTAGCAGTTAATTTGGCCCGTATTATTTTTACTTGAAGTAAGGTGAGTTGACAGTATGGATTAagtatccgtttggatacaCAGCACGTTTACGTTTGCGtgttttccttcctttttttttttttttttttttttttttttttttttttttttttttttttttgcttcagccGCAGTTGTTGACCAAGTTAGCAGTGAACAGTACAGTGCACACTGTTCATGGGTCCTAAAAACTTCACatttcagtaacttttttattaaaaatgggtcccacaatactatttcacacatttaaaaattattttattacagtgttttcagttttcagttttaacaaaataagttctatccaaatgAATCCTAAATTGactgcaagttgaaaataataggaACTAAATTGATAGTGACCCAAAAACATAGAgattaaaatagtatttttgcataaaaattttcttaattttttaagttccAATTGTTACTCTTCCTCCCGTTCAataatcttttcttcttttatcctCCTCTTTTCATTGGATTGGCTCTggcctttttcttttaattgataatttgatagttataatggGGAGAGAGATTTAAATACTAGATAATTTGGTAATATTAGGATGTACTATTTAAGCTAAAAGGTTCTTAGCAGCAAGATGTGGCAAACCAGTCAGGTAAAAAATGGGTTAGGAATGTGTCCAGTCAATTGAGAAATGAGTAAGGTTTGGGTTGACTTGTATTTTttcacattaaaataaataatttgaaaacgTTTTCATTGACACTGATTCATGAATATACCTTATTTGGATGAGTATGATCCCTAATGAAATATTAGTTTTAAAAGCATTTCATCATCATATCAATAGACACAAGCCTGAAAAAGCCGCTGAATTTCGAgagattaaattaaattatttagttGAAGAAATGGCAATTCTATGccaaatttttatagtttacaTCTCATAATACATTTTTATAGTTTACATCCCATAATACATTAACACTAACTCGGAAGGaaagcaacaacaacaataataggCCTCTTTTTTTATGCcccatttatataaaaaaaaatgtccactTTTTCATCACAAACAAGGTAATAGGTAAATGACATTTCGAGGGCTGATTCAttatgtgtgtatatgtatatataaactGTGTAAAAAATGGGTCGAGTCATAGGTCAGTCAAGTGGCTTgggttaaattgtaaaaaacaGGTTGGGTCATGAGTTAACTTGCTTTTACTCCAAATCAAATTTTGCCAAGTCTTTTGGCAGCAAGTGGAGCAGGTTAAATTGGAAGTTTTGGGTACAATAATTCAGTCCCCTGGAGACTTCACAAGAAAACTGACTGTGCCTTCAAGAGGGCCATGCCATATAATCTCCTTTATCACAGAagctttgctctctctctctctctctctatgctTTATTTGCCAATTGTGGGCTAAATGCTTTGAAGTTTCGGAAGGGGAACAAAAAATCTTGCATCAGTCAAAAAGGCAACCGCTTTTCCTtatgagtttttaaaaaatttcatataataAAGATATCTCTAGAACATTTGTGAATTAGCATTACACACATTTTGTATCTGACCCACTACTATTAAGAATAGGCATGACTGTCTTTACCATTGCTCTCTCTAGCTTCTACCATTCGATCTGATTTTGCTCGAAGTTTGTACGGTTTCTAATTTTTCATAATGTCCATATGAATCCtgtcttttttcatttttctcttggTCCATCACAACAACTCTGTCCTCGATTAGCTCACTTGTTGACACTCAGTAAGAAAAATCCTAGTTTTTCCTCCATAACTTGGGTCCATAGCTaagcaataatatatatatatatatatatatatgatttcttTGACCATTTGTAAGTTTCAGTGTGTGGAACgcatacattattattattattattattattagaaagaTTATGTATACATTGGATTCTAATTTAGGCCGAAGAAGTGAAGGGCTAGATATAAAAGTATTGGTGACAAATTGATAATAGTCCGTATGAAAGTCGACGACTCGACAGTACAAAAGTAGTAGTGGTTGTGAGTTTGTTGAGTTGGTAAAATCTGGTAtacaattttgtttatataaagAAGACCGCCTCTTGACTCTTCTTCTGTggtttatattttataacaaGGGACCGTGGACCAAAGGATTTTTCTTGGTTGAAAATtgatacccaaaaaaaaaacaaattttggccatatatttgaaactaattGTTCGAGGTGCCTTAATTTCTAATGAGTAATTACACAACTTATGCGTTACCAATTAACCTAATGTcaattgtttaaaactaaatgcttacccatccaaaaaaaaattatgagagagagagtaattacACAACATATGGGTTACCAATTAACCTAATCTCAATTGTTTAAAACTATATGCTTAcccaatgaaaaaaattatgagaaagaGCACTTCATGACAAAGTAAAGGAAAATTGTCAATACTTGAGACAATTTTgagttcccaaaaaaaaaaaaaaaaattatagaaaaatcatATTAGTGCAGAATGAAACCACATATATATTCCCATTAAAAAGttttaacttaaattttttttcaaatattacaaTCCCCCACAAATCataattaagtttttaaatttgtggagttttcaaaaaaaaaaaaaaaaaaattgcaccaAAAGCTAATTATAACGTCAAAAACATGTTCACATACAcaatctaacatttttttttcgaaaCAATTCcatcttaaatatttttgtacTTTCATCTTTATAACTATCAACtcatgtaatttttgttgtcttttaatctttattgtggaataaaagaaatataaaggcgataaaaaaataaaaataaaagaaagacaaGATAAAGAAATATGGAGATGATATTGTATTCTATCCTTTTAGTGGTCATCCAGCACATCATATTATGATAGATACCAAATATACAAATTATAGCtgataacatatttttttagtttgtcattacaaatattactatttttgtatgtgttctaataagtatcactgtttactaaaaaaaaaagtttgttattTGTAACAAAACATTAAATAAAAGGAAGGGAGAAACAAAAGACTTACAACTTGTGGAACAAAATCCCTTATTAAATTGTCTTCCCCTAATATAGTAGCATGGGTGGCTAACGAGCCATCCACGTGAAAATGAATGGGAatgtcttcaaatttttttttttttttttttgtgagtacTTATCTAAATAATTTTGATTCTATGAGTTCTATctttcaagttttttatttaaaaaataataattaaaaaaaacccacacaCACAATTTTGATGGTTTGctaccaataataataataaatttaaaaataaaaaaaccttcttTCCATGACATGAGAACCAGTCaactgtctctctctctcgcacACATATGCTTGACTTTCTTTGGCCCTCCAAAATTGTAGCTAATAACACATATTAAAACACACAAACTTCAACAATATTAATCAGGCAAGAATACAGAAAGAGATATTAAAATTCCTCACATTCATCCAATCCAacatttgaaaagaaagaaaataaaaacaaggacAAGGGGTTCATTAAAAATCTGCAAAAATAGGGGAAAAGCAAGAAAATGAAGCACTCAAGGCAGAGGAAAGGACTGGCTCTAGTTCTTCCTCTGCAGGTTCATCACCTAGAGAACCATTGAAGTCTCAAAGTCCATCACATTTGATAGATGCCGGGTCCTTGGAAACTGCGGAGCTCCACCCTGCACCTACAACATTAATTGAGACCAATGCTGGAGATTATCCTCCTCCCAACAATCTTTATGACATAAAATGTATATGCTATGCAGAGACCACAAAGCTATGGTCAATTGCAGCCCCTATAGCATTCAACATTTTGTGCAATTATGCTGTCAATTCGTTtaccaatatttttgttggacACATTGGAAATATGGAGCTCTCTGCAGTTGCAATAAGTTTGTCTGTCATTTCAAACTTCTCTTTTGGCTTCTTGGTTAGCTTCTTTCAACATCTCTACAACTTTTCTCATTCCTAGTCATACTTACATTTACGTCTTCTATTTTGTTCTTTATggtttgtagtaaaattttattagtgTTCAAATACCGTAGGTTCTTACAATTGTTAGCTCAGGTTTTACAATGTTTGAATGAATTCAATATTTTTATGGCCAAGGTTATCCAGTTTTGTTTGTATAATTTTACAAGTTAAACCACCTGCAATTTGTTTTTCTATGAAACCATTTTATAGTATCAATAGGGATTTATTTGGTGCTTCATTTGTTGCTAGGCAAGCGTAGGAAAGCAAATATGTTCTTAGAAGCCAAGAACAGATCAAAATCATGATGGATGTTATAAAATTTCTAgctttcttcattattttgaGGTCTTCTCAATGTCAATTGAATCATGACCTACTTTTTCCTGGATTTGCTTGATGTTATTAGTATTACTACCTTTTTGTTTGAACATTCTATTTAGTTGCATGCTTGCATTGCATGCAATGATGCAAAAAATGTTCATCTCTGTTATTACATCATCAAACCATTTATTTCACTCATAATATGCTATTATAATAGCTAAAACTATCTGACAAATCCTAATTTTATAACACAAAATCGCAGTTTGGTATGGGAAGTGCACTGGAGACATTATGTGGTCAGGCATTTGGTGCCGGGCAAGTGGAAATGCTAGGGGTATATTTGCAACGTTCATGGATTATTCTATTTGTGACTTGTTTCTGCCTATTGCCTCTTTACATATTCGCAACACCAATCCTAAAACTCCTTGGACAAGAAGATGACATTGCTGAGCTTGCTGGAAAGTTTTCAATACAGATCATCCCTCAAATGTTTTCACTTGCTTTCAACTTTCCAACCCAAAAGTTCTTGCAGGCACAGAGCAAGGTTGGATTTCTGGCGTGGCTTGGTTTTGTGGCTTTAATTCTACACATTGTAATCCTCTTTATCTTCATGAAAGTGTTTGGCTGGGGTATTAGTGGTGCTGCTGCCGCGTTTGACATCTCGGCATGGATCATCTCCTTGGGTCAGTCAGTTTATGTTGTTGGTTGGTGCAAGGATGGGTGGAAAGGATTGTCATGGTTAGCCTTCAAGGACATTTGGCCCTTTGTGAGGCTCTCCATTGCTTCAGCTATAATGATTTGCCTAGAGATTTGGTATATGATGACTATAATTGTTCTCACTGGACACCTGGAGAATCCTATCATTGCTGTTGGTTCCCTTTCAATCTGGTGAGATGACAGTGAATTGAAAGAACTTTAGGACAGTGTCCTGAGAatgttcatttttgtttttctaaaaaaaaaaaaaagagaacattCTCATGACACTCATGATCATGTCAACATTTTttgaataatgtttaaaagtgattAATTCACAATTCTCTATCGACCAAAGTTTTTAGGATAAGAggtaatttatcatggtattaGACCAGGGGGTTCTAAGTTTGACCCTGTCTCAACCATGCCTctcatttaaaagttaaaaattccATGTCCCCATTTAAGGATAAACAGTAGTGGAAAGGTAGTGTGCTTGCAAAATTATGGGAAATATGATACTATGGAACAGTTTGATGGATGCTAACTCAGAATCATTGGAAAGTAGGAGCAAGAAATTGGGAGTGAAGCTATTTGAGTGTcatgaaattaagaaatttgTTTTTCCAAAGTTACAAAACATTTTTTACAAGAAAATATTATGTAACATGTTTGAAAAATACGCCAATCACTCTTAATAAAACCAGATGTAAGATTTATGTTAGTTTCACTTCAACTTCCATATGAATAGTATTTGATTTTCTGAATCTATGCATaatctcaaattttaatttgtgctttatttttcttgtttcagCATGAACTTAAATGGGTGGGAAGGCATGTTGTTCATTGGCATCAATGCAGCAATAAggttataataaaaaaaaattctttaacaTCGTATGTTATTCTTCTTAGCtcacaaattatatattttgatttgtTTCCAGTGTTCGAGTTTCCAATGAGCTAGGATCTGGACACCCTAGAGCAGCCAAATACTCAGTCATTGTCACTGTCATTGAATCTCTCTTCATTGGGATTTTGTGTGGAACCATTATCTTGGTTGCAAAAGACCATTTTGCTATCATCTTTACTGGAGATAAAGAGATGCAACGGGCTGTTTCTCGTTTAGCTTTCCTTCTTTCTATAACCATGATACTTAATAGTGTTCAGCCAGTTATCTCAGGTGAAGGAAATAGTTATAGTATGATATCTGTACCCAAATGTTGTCTAAAACATGTAATGAAAATGCTATTATTGCAGGTGTTGCTGTTGGAGGAGGTTGGCAAGCCATAGTGGCTTATataaacttgttttgttattACGTTGTAGGACTCCCTCTTGGCTTTCTTCTCGGCTACAAAACTAGACTAGGAGTGGAGGTAAAGTATTACTTTTTGTTGTCTTTAATCCCGTGACTTGGGGTAAGTCACGGGATTTGAAATTATTCATATTGATAAGAAATCCAAATTCATGCATGTATCATGTATGTATTGATTGAGTACAACGACCAAGTcttagttccaaaattttgggatcgACTATGGATTCTCAACAAATTAGTTAAGGTCAGCCACATGTATATGTATTGAATTAGTAGTTGAcctatattaaaattttgtaaaacttgTTATAAATATGTGTTTTATTATAATGTGTTGGTATTTATCAAAGTGAATGAGAAAGATGTAACattaattttgagttttgaattgTAGATAGAGGTCATTAGAGTTGAACCATGCTGTTAAACTCTtccattctttctttcttatcttctctttatttttcataatattttcaaaatttgacaTCCATGGTATATCATGTTAAGAAACGGTCTGATATTGTGCTCTAGTATCATATACTTCTATTGTTTTTATCTATTCTTTAATGGCTAAGTAGAGATATTTCATTTGGTTCTCTCCATCTCTGAAAGTTTTGCAATTGGTCATTGTTGCTGTAGGGAATCTGGATTGGCATGATTTTGGGGACAGTTTTGCAGACATTGATCCTCTTGCATATCATTTATAAAACCAACTGGAACAAGGAGGTGAGAAATGATATTGTTTCACTTGCTGTAAGATTGTTAGGTAATAACTGGACATATAATACATGGCATGGACTAGAAAAGTTTCCTGTGGAATTTAGAatgcttaaaataaataatgactaAATCTTACTATGAGGATCAAGAAATGACTGTCTTTAATCATTTTAATTGGAATTACAGGTAGAGGTAGCATTAGAACGAATGCAGAAGTGGACTGGACAAGATGAAACATTTGATTAAATATAAACCTCTTGGTTTCTCCTCTTCTTgtacacaaaaaattttcatgatGTCGTACCTTTGAGTATTtatatgtcaaattttcattttgaaccTGTAGCGAAGTTCAATCTAATCTCAGGTAAAATTTTACTAGCCCTGCCTCAAATGTATAGGCATGGTCAACATTCAAAATTAGATGTGAAAGAGCTTCTCTCTTTGTGTGTATAGAATGTGTGATGTGAAAGAGttttatttaggtttttttgttctttggatGAAGACATTGATGGTCAAACCTGGATATATCTCCACCATAAGGGGGGGGAGTTGCCATTTGGCTAAAGAGCCATTGGCCATGGGT
This genomic stretch from Quercus robur chromosome 4, dhQueRobu3.1, whole genome shotgun sequence harbors:
- the LOC126721847 gene encoding protein DETOXIFICATION 34 gives rise to the protein MGRVIGEKQENEALKAEERTGSSSSSAGSSPREPLKSQSPSHLIDAGSLETAELHPAPTTLIETNAGDYPPPNNLYDIKCICYAETTKLWSIAAPIAFNILCNYAVNSFTNIFVGHIGNMELSAVAISLSVISNFSFGFLFGMGSALETLCGQAFGAGQVEMLGVYLQRSWIILFVTCFCLLPLYIFATPILKLLGQEDDIAELAGKFSIQIIPQMFSLAFNFPTQKFLQAQSKVGFLAWLGFVALILHIVILFIFMKVFGWGISGAAAAFDISAWIISLGQSVYVVGWCKDGWKGLSWLAFKDIWPFVRLSIASAIMICLEIWYMMTIIVLTGHLENPIIAVGSLSICMNLNGWEGMLFIGINAAISVRVSNELGSGHPRAAKYSVIVTVIESLFIGILCGTIILVAKDHFAIIFTGDKEMQRAVSRLAFLLSITMILNSVQPVISGVAVGGGWQAIVAYINLFCYYVVGLPLGFLLGYKTRLGVEGIWIGMILGTVLQTLILLHIIYKTNWNKEVEVALERMQKWTGQDETFD